The genomic window GCTCCAATAGGAGGCTGCGGCCGTCCGGAGCTTCAGCCAGCGCGGTCAGAGCCCGCAGGGAGTACATGACGAGggccttcctcctcttcctcctctccttatcctcctcctcctcttcgctGTTGGACACCAGGTGGAGGAGGACAGGGACGACGTTCAGATCCAGACACCGCTGCTTACCTGCCATCAAACCCAGTTTAAATCAGTTCACTGATTCTGAGACAGAGCTGAGGCTCATGGGTAATGTAGTCCTTAGAGCCACGGCGGTCAGAACAGAAACCTGTGTGGTGGTTACAGTGAGATGTACATGAGGTGTGTGTTAGCacctgtgatgatgatgatggtgtacATGATGACTCCTGCAGCGTTGGCCTGAACCTCGACGTCATCGTCCTGCAGCAGGTTGACCACGACAGGAAGTACCGCCTCCTCACACACCTGCCGCTTCCCGTCATCACAAACACTAAACCAGCAGAGAGCAAttacaacaaacaaataaacaaacaaacaaacaaagactgaAACTGATGCTGACATTTTAGTTTAGGTTTGAAGTAATGAATGAAGATGAAGAGtgactttatgtgtgtgtgtgtgtgtatgtgtgtgtgtgtgtgtgtgtgtgtgtgttagcactGAAAGGAGTTGAAGTGACAGTTGAAGTGAGCGCAGGATGTCACGCTGCAGCGTGGTGTCTCACCTGAGGGCCATCATGGCGGCAGCCGCCTCTCTGCGGATGTTCGGGGAGCGGTGGGAGAGTTTGTGGCCCAGCACAGAGACACCGTCAGAGGCCAGAGCCGGTCGAGGGTCCAGCCTGGAGCAGGAGCTGAGGGTGGAGAGGAGCAgcacctgcacctgcacctcctcttcctcctcctcttcctcctccttcacctctcTGAGCTTCAGCATCAGTGTAGGAACCAGAGTCAGGAGAGCTTCTGCACCTGCAGGATGACACACAGTGATTtctagtaaaataaaataaaatctttgtGATGTTACATAACAAcataatgttgtgttcacactgggcgCAAATAAAACAATCTGCACGAGTGAATTACAGGTGAAGTCAATGTGAAGATGCAATTAGAGGCAAATTTCCTCCGGATGGTGCGATGGACACAAACTATGCTATGAGTATGACTTTAAATGCAAGAATTCTAATCACGTATGGTGCGAATAAAACAATTCGCAAGACTGAATTAAATGTacagtcaatgtaaagacacgATTAGACATCGCAATGCGAATGATGCAAAATAAGTGGCGCAAATGAAATGAGTGGCATGATTACACAACAATCGCAACAATCCGGGTTCAGACCTGGCCATAGCACAACGTCAGCCACAACGCTTGTTGTTAACAACATTATAAATGGCCTTGACGCCCACCAGCACTGCGCAGCTCTTTTCATTGACTTGTCAAAAGCTTTCGATACTGTAGATCACAATATTTTACTCAGTAAACTCTCATCCACCGGCCTGGATAGCCTCTCTGTCAGTTGGTTCTCCAATTATCTATCTGGGAGATCTCAAGTCGTCACTGCAGATGGAGTTAGATCCAAATCGTTACTATTACATAAGGGTGTCCCACAAGGGTCCATTCTCGgccctcttttattttctctgtatattaataatattatgcCCCCCTCTCCAGTTTGCGACGTCCATTACTACGCAGACGACACGATCTTGTACAGTATTGCACCCACTCTTAATTCAGCTGTCGAGAACCTACAATCTGCCTTTAATAATTTTCAATCATCTCTCATTGCTCACAAACTGGTATTGAATTCAAGTAAAACTAAATGTATGCTATTCACAAGATCCCACAAAAGTGACTCCTCGACAGGTATCCTCTCATTGCATGGCGAAGTAATTGAAACTGTCAACTCCTACAAATACCTGGGCATCTGGCTGGATTCCAAGCTCTCCTTTCGCATCCATGTGGAGCACCTCACTAAGAAACTTAGAGCCAGAATTGGTTTTTTATACAGATATATAAGAATTGCTTTTCCTCACATtgtaaaaaagtcattgtacaATCCTCTGTAATGTCTGTCCTCGATTTTGGTGATGTCATATATATGAATACCACATCCTCAACTCTGAAACCTTTAGACGTTATTTATCATAGTGTCTTACGCTTCATCACAGGGAATTCATTTTATACTCACCACTGCACTTTATATAGTAAAGTTGGCTGGTCCTCTCTTGCAACCCGCAGAGAACagcactgttttttatttatctataagGCCCTACTTGGGAAGCTACCAACATATTTAACCTCACTTTTAAAACTCCGCGCCACTGGACTCCATACACGTTCACAATCCCATATCAGTCTAAACATTCCCCATGTAAACACCAATCTTGGAAAGACAGCCTTCACCTTCTATGCTCCATACCGCTGGAATAATCTACAGGAGTCACTGAAACTTAACAAACTCATTTCAATAGAGGCTTTCAAAGCTCTACTTAATGTCGCGGTCCCGAGCACTCAGTCATGTTCTTGTTATTCCTAGTCTGGCTGTCTATTTTATTCGGCATTTTATATTACTGTACTCGTTTACTGCATTATGTGTTGTGATATGTATTCTGAACTTTTTAACTTCTTAATCGTAGACTAATTCTTAGTCTGGTTTACTATTATATTTGGCATTTTACACTTATGTACTCATGTATTGCATTGATGTGTTGTGACCTGTATTTTGAATTGTGCTCAATGCAGGGCGTCCTTGAAAAAGAGAGCTTGCTCTCAATGGACCTCcctgttaaaataaaggttaatgAATTACGCGTCGTACCGGCAGAAATTCGTTCATCGATGGAGAAATTTCACGTGCATATGATGCAAGTTATTTGTGTGTAATGAAGCCAGTcgacacaaaatattctagtgttCAAAGTCGCATGAGAAACGCAACACACCACGTATGAATAAAACTATCTGCgcgagtgaattacatgtagagtcaatgtaaaaacatAATAAGACGCCATTCCCGCCGGGTGGCGTGATGGATGCGATGTGAATGACGTGAAATCCGCGAATTATGTGGTGTGAATGAAGTGAGTAGCGCAATTTCGTGTCATACACTGATTCAGCAATTTCACAAGCCTATCATGTGAGTTATTTGCACATAATAAAACGAGTCttcacaaaatattcacacaagTTACATGATGTGAAAATCTGCATAATGTTGCATGTAAAGTCGACGTAAAGACACAATTAGGAGCGAATTCCTGCCAGACGGCGTGACGGTTGGGATGGACGCAACACAAATGACACAAATTAAGCGGCGTGGATGAAGTGAGTGCAATGTCGTGTCATATGCTTTTTCACGAGAGTTGAAAATTCTTAACTTCATTGAACAATTCGTACAACAACAGCCAAGCTGGCAGAACTTCATTCATCGATTCAGCAATTACACGAAcagttaaattttaaataatgAAGTGATACAAGACAAAATATTCTAACACAATTTCGCATGTGACTGAGTTTATGATTACAGTataatcataattattattataagtttAACTGCTGCTGTCTGTTACTACACAAAGTGCAAATGTTACTGCTCCCCTGACAGTGAAACATGTCTATAAAAATAATCTATCTAtctttaatcatttaatttcaAGAGTCAGAGACACTCAGTCTTCAGATCTCTGCGGTGTAGCCTTCATAATAAACTGCAGCTCCTGCACTGGGTCATTTAGTGATCTCAACATTATCTTTATTCCCTGTGCAGCTCTAGTTTGAACTCAGATCTCTGGCATCGACTCAGAGGTGATGAGTTTACCTGCAGGCAGCAGAGTGAGGCGGTTCAACACTCGGAGGACATTCAGCCTGCAGGAGGACGAGGAGTCGTCCAACAGCTGAGAcagagcagggaggagggaggaggagagcagggcCTGTCTGCAGGACGACACAACACAGACACCAATAAACAAACAgggatttaaaggaacagtgtgtcagattcagTGTCATCTatcagtgaggattacagattacagattacagattactaCCATCTGAAACtgctcctggttagaattccttcagtgttgattgttgaggagctgaattaccctcagaggtctcttcttctcagaaacaaacagagcagctgatttaaaccggGTTCTCACTACAGTGTCCAACgtgaacacatgaatgtctctatctagagtcagtgattggtttgtccgttctgggctactgtagaaacatggtggtgcaacatggtgatctctgtagatgaggacctgctccctgtgtagatataaacagctcattctgagggaacCAGAACACAACCATTAGATCAGATttaaatccgacacactggagctttaaagctGCCGTCGTCCATCATGTGGTGTCACTTCCTGCTGTCATTTATTTCCACTGACAGATTCACTGTGTGACTAAACATCACTACAGTTTGACCCTCAGTGATTTGTGTTAcaccgccatctgctggtgacatcacagagtacAGGAAGGACAAACAGCTC from Epinephelus moara isolate mb chromosome 8, YSFRI_EMoa_1.0, whole genome shotgun sequence includes these protein-coding regions:
- the rsph14 gene encoding radial spoke head 14 homolog gives rise to the protein MSGPVTDPSRAPVAFGLRAVPQLFEELQQQEVGRKRRRRRQRALNSLCDLMHDPERIYQAVTGGFLEQLKVLFEDEDPSVRTKTCELLHLLSAHSIGRQALLSSSLLPALSQLLDDSSSSCRLNVLRVLNRLTLLPAGAEALLTLVPTLMLKLREVKEEEEEEEEEVQVQVLLLSTLSSCSRLDPRPALASDGVSVLGHKLSHRSPNIRREAAAAMMALSVCDDGKRQVCEEAVLPVVVNLLQDDDVEVQANAAGVIMYTIIIITGKQRCLDLNVVPVLLHLVSNSEEEEEDKERRKRRKALVMYSLRALTALAEAPDGRSLLLEQLPLLVRRSEAAEEDQDIRRAAQTAVRVVTWTP